From the genome of Miscanthus floridulus cultivar M001 chromosome 10, ASM1932011v1, whole genome shotgun sequence, one region includes:
- the LOC136486812 gene encoding dehydrin Rab16B-like, whose amino-acid sequence MEHQGQHDHTRDTTVMAGHGEAGAGGQFQPAAAEEHRSRCILHRSGSSSSSSSSEDDGMGGRRKKGLKEKIKEKLPGGHKDSQQNQAAATGGAYGQQEHAGMTGGAGAHGTDGTGGHGEKKGLMDKIKEKLPGHH is encoded by the exons ATGGAGCACCAGGGGCAGCACGACCACACCAGGGACACCACTGTCATGGCAGGCCATGGTGAGGCCGGTGCAGGCGGACAGTTCCAGCCCGCCGCTGCTGAGGAGCACAGGAGCCGCTGCATCCTTCATCGCTCCGgaagctccagctccagctcg TCATCTGAGGACGATGGCATGGGCGGTCGGAGGAAGAAGGGGCtaaaggagaagatcaaggagAAGCTCCCCGGCGGCCACAAGGACAGCCAGCAGAACCAGGCAGCAGCGACGGGTGGAGCCTACGGGCAGCAGGAGCACGCTGGCATGACCGGCGGAGCAGGGGCTCATGGAACCGATGgcaccggcggccatggcgaaAAGAAGGGTCTCATGGACAAGATCAAGGAGAAGCTTCCTGGCCACCACTGA